In Pseudothermotoga sp., a genomic segment contains:
- a CDS encoding cysteine hydrolase — translation MKALLLIDLQKDFVEAGGALYFSGAERVLSPVSELIEDYKRKNFPIITTQDWHEENDEEFKVWPKHCVKESKGAELTEPLKKLLTGYVNHIAIRKTRYSAFYGTNFEEILKSKGISEVEVCGVVTHICVLFTVEELRNRGIKVIVRKDGVASYDEEFHRCALRLMKEVLRAEVI, via the coding sequence GTGAAAGCTTTGCTCTTGATTGATCTGCAGAAAGATTTTGTGGAAGCGGGTGGGGCACTCTATTTTTCTGGGGCGGAAAGGGTGCTTTCACCCGTTTCAGAATTGATTGAGGATTACAAACGAAAAAATTTTCCAATCATCACTACGCAGGATTGGCATGAAGAAAATGATGAGGAGTTCAAAGTTTGGCCTAAGCATTGCGTTAAGGAAAGCAAAGGAGCGGAATTGACCGAGCCTTTGAAGAAACTCTTGACTGGTTATGTTAACCATATAGCTATACGCAAAACTCGTTACAGCGCATTTTATGGAACGAATTTTGAAGAGATCCTCAAGTCCAAGGGAATCAGTGAAGTAGAAGTATGTGGTGTTGTCACTCATATTTGCGTGCTTTTCACTGTAGAAGAGCTCAGAAATAGGGGTATCAAAGTGATCGTTAGAAAGGATGGTGTAGCTTCTTACGATGAGGAGTTCCATAGATGCGCGTTGAGGTTGATGAAAGAGGTCCTCAGAGCCGAGGTGATCTAA
- a CDS encoding nicotinate phosphoribosyltransferase: MRKRRLDPKVFKVPIDRIRGNYYSDIYFVRYVEVLKKDNRHPRVLYQFFPRKDCVVVGIDEALAILRFATGYYKDEVKARELFREILNLDRAIQAASVEMDMETVLSCTKRKWDLRLKLDELWIDKWDEIEVRALYDGDEAKEWEPIMVIEGDPTYFGYLETVLLGVIARATSTATAVREVVKAARGKPVLYFSARFDHYWVQATDGYAALCAGAFGVSTDANADYWGVESMGTMPHALIAAYDGSTEAAAIAFDKHMPENVKRIILVDWDNDVIGTTFKVVKAFYEYHMKRPFKLGETDPSPIIGEGKGKIWGVRFDTSGNMRDVSVVPRDESSLGVCPELVWRARQEFDRFGLKNLKIVVSGGFDAQKIELFEKLNVPADVYAVGSKLLRQKVDITADIVEVNGKPCAKAGRFKRDLSRLEIVPKRYWEEV, from the coding sequence ATGAGAAAAAGAAGACTCGATCCTAAGGTTTTCAAAGTCCCAATTGACAGGATCAGGGGAAATTATTATTCTGACATATATTTCGTCAGATACGTGGAAGTTCTCAAAAAGGACAACAGGCATCCAAGGGTGCTTTATCAATTCTTTCCAAGGAAAGACTGCGTTGTCGTTGGTATAGATGAGGCGTTGGCAATATTGAGGTTCGCAACTGGTTATTACAAAGATGAAGTTAAAGCTAGAGAGCTTTTCAGGGAGATCTTGAATTTAGATCGTGCAATACAGGCTGCTTCAGTGGAGATGGACATGGAGACTGTCCTCAGTTGCACAAAGCGAAAATGGGATCTGAGGCTAAAACTAGATGAACTTTGGATTGATAAATGGGACGAAATAGAGGTGCGGGCTCTGTACGATGGTGACGAGGCAAAAGAGTGGGAACCCATAATGGTTATAGAGGGAGATCCGACATATTTTGGATATCTAGAAACAGTTCTTTTAGGTGTTATAGCACGCGCAACAAGCACGGCAACTGCTGTGAGGGAAGTGGTGAAGGCTGCCCGTGGAAAACCCGTGCTCTATTTCAGCGCCCGTTTTGATCATTATTGGGTCCAAGCAACGGATGGTTACGCTGCTTTATGTGCTGGAGCGTTTGGAGTTTCAACTGATGCCAATGCTGATTATTGGGGTGTAGAATCCATGGGAACAATGCCGCATGCGCTCATAGCTGCATACGATGGAAGCACAGAAGCCGCAGCTATAGCTTTCGACAAACACATGCCAGAGAACGTGAAGAGAATCATATTGGTTGATTGGGACAACGACGTAATAGGCACGACTTTCAAAGTTGTCAAGGCTTTCTATGAATACCATATGAAAAGACCTTTCAAACTTGGTGAGACGGATCCATCACCAATAATAGGTGAGGGTAAAGGTAAGATATGGGGAGTCAGGTTTGACACTTCCGGCAACATGAGGGATGTCTCAGTTGTACCGAGAGACGAATCATCCCTTGGAGTATGTCCAGAGTTGGTTTGGCGTGCACGACAAGAATTCGATAGATTTGGCTTAAAAAATCTAAAGATAGTCGTTTCTGGCGGATTCGATGCGCAGAAGATAGAACTTTTTGAAAAACTCAATGTCCCCGCGGACGTCTATGCAGTTGGTTCGAAACTGTTGAGGCAGAAAGTGGACATCACGGCTGACATAGTTGAGGTCAATGGTAAACCCTGTGCAAAGGCTGGCAGATTCAAGCGTGACCTGTCTCGTCTTGAGATAGTTCCAAAGCGGTATTGGGAGGAGGTGTGA
- the pdxS gene encoding pyridoxal 5'-phosphate synthase lyase subunit PdxS, giving the protein MIEKGTWLVKKGFAEMFKGGVIMDVTNAEQAKIAEEAGAVAVMALERVPADIRKAGGVARMASISKIREIMEAVSIPVMAKVRIGHIAEARILEALGVDFIDESEVLTPADDRFHINKHEFKVPFVCGARDLGEALRRIAEGAAMIRTKGEAGTGNVVEAVKHMRKVMDEIRRVQTMADEELVSYAKEIGAPVELVKEVKRLGRLPVVNFAAGGVATPADAALMMMLGADGVFVGSGIFKSKEPAKMARAMVLAVTYWNDPEMLLKVCEDIGEPMPGLEISTLEVHMQERGW; this is encoded by the coding sequence ATGATAGAAAAAGGTACGTGGCTTGTGAAAAAAGGATTCGCTGAGATGTTTAAAGGTGGCGTCATCATGGACGTCACGAATGCCGAGCAAGCGAAAATAGCTGAGGAAGCAGGAGCAGTCGCAGTCATGGCTTTAGAACGAGTTCCGGCGGATATAAGGAAAGCTGGTGGTGTCGCGCGAATGGCAAGCATATCGAAGATAAGAGAGATCATGGAAGCGGTGAGTATACCAGTTATGGCAAAGGTCAGGATTGGTCACATAGCAGAAGCCAGAATCTTGGAAGCTCTCGGTGTAGACTTCATTGATGAATCTGAAGTGCTCACGCCTGCGGACGATAGATTTCACATCAACAAGCATGAGTTCAAAGTACCGTTTGTGTGTGGGGCCAGAGATTTAGGAGAAGCTCTGAGGAGGATTGCCGAGGGTGCAGCTATGATTAGAACTAAAGGGGAAGCCGGTACCGGGAACGTAGTTGAAGCAGTGAAGCACATGAGAAAAGTCATGGACGAGATCAGACGAGTTCAAACCATGGCAGACGAGGAGCTAGTCAGTTATGCTAAAGAGATAGGAGCACCAGTTGAACTCGTGAAAGAAGTCAAAAGGCTTGGTCGATTACCAGTTGTGAACTTTGCAGCTGGTGGTGTGGCAACGCCAGCTGACGCTGCGCTAATGATGATGCTTGGTGCTGATGGTGTGTTCGTTGGATCTGGCATATTCAAATCGAAAGAACCTGCAAAAATGGCACGTGCTATGGTGCTCGCAGTTACCTATTGGAATGACCCGGAAATGCTGCTCAAAGTTTGTGAAGACATAGGTGAGCCGATGCCGGGATTGGAAATATCGACGCTTGAAGTTCATATGCAAGAGAGAGGGTGGTAA
- the pdxT gene encoding pyridoxal 5'-phosphate synthase glutaminase subunit PdxT produces MLIGVLALQGDFREHIWSLRRLGVEAFAVKTVSDLEKINGLVIPGGESTSIGKIAKVTGVGDKIVQLAKDGLPIYGTCAGMILLAKKIVDHPDQYTFKLMDIAVKRNAYGRQIESFEVYLDVAKIGKVKAVFIRAPKVLEWSSNVEVLATYEGTPVLVQQGNLLASSFHPELTDDLKIHEYFVKMVADRYESVR; encoded by the coding sequence TTGTTGATCGGTGTACTCGCACTACAGGGAGATTTCAGAGAACATATCTGGTCACTTCGAAGACTTGGAGTGGAAGCTTTTGCAGTGAAAACCGTTTCAGATCTAGAAAAGATAAATGGTTTGGTGATACCTGGAGGTGAATCAACGAGCATCGGGAAGATAGCGAAAGTAACTGGAGTCGGTGATAAGATTGTGCAGCTTGCGAAAGATGGTCTACCCATATATGGTACTTGTGCTGGTATGATACTCCTTGCAAAGAAAATTGTTGATCATCCGGATCAGTACACTTTCAAGTTGATGGATATCGCTGTGAAGCGCAACGCATATGGTAGGCAGATTGAAAGTTTTGAAGTATATCTGGATGTTGCAAAAATAGGTAAAGTGAAAGCAGTTTTCATAAGAGCCCCTAAAGTGTTGGAATGGAGTAGCAATGTAGAAGTTTTGGCAACCTACGAAGGTACGCCAGTGCTAGTCCAACAGGGTAATCTGTTAGCGAGCTCTTTCCATCCAGAGTTAACAGACGATTTGAAGATACATGAATACTTCGTCAAAATGGTAGCTGATCGATATGAGAGCGTACGTTGA
- a CDS encoding D-2-hydroxyacid dehydrogenase, whose amino-acid sequence MIRVHVNDPLEKEAIEMLKAKPQLNVTCEHLEKEKLLAMIPEIEVLIVRSATKVTADVIERGTKLRLICRAGVGLDNIDVETAQKRGIKVLNTPGASAISVAELTFGLMLAAARHIARGTLDLKNGIWTKKDLEGVELFGKTLGIIGIGTIGREVAKRAIVFGMNVVAYDPYVQRFEGVRIVNLDELYAVSDFITLHVPLTKETKHLINAESIAKMKDGVIIVNTSRGGVIDEAALYDALVKRKVYAAALDVFEVEPPNDELRKKLLQLPYIVATPHIGASTIEAQTRVAKELLQRLFEELKIS is encoded by the coding sequence ATGATAAGAGTACACGTGAACGACCCGCTGGAAAAAGAAGCAATTGAAATGTTGAAGGCAAAGCCACAACTCAATGTCACTTGTGAGCATCTTGAGAAAGAAAAGCTGTTAGCAATGATACCAGAAATAGAAGTACTCATAGTTAGGAGTGCTACGAAAGTCACAGCTGATGTGATAGAAAGAGGAACCAAGCTGAGGCTGATCTGCAGAGCCGGTGTTGGCTTGGATAATATAGATGTCGAAACAGCCCAAAAGAGAGGTATCAAAGTTTTGAATACGCCCGGCGCGAGTGCCATATCAGTTGCAGAGTTGACCTTCGGTTTGATGTTGGCAGCTGCGAGACACATAGCGAGAGGAACTCTCGATCTCAAAAATGGGATCTGGACGAAGAAAGATCTCGAAGGTGTTGAACTGTTTGGCAAAACACTTGGCATCATCGGGATCGGAACCATCGGGAGAGAGGTAGCTAAAAGGGCGATCGTCTTCGGTATGAACGTTGTAGCTTACGATCCATACGTACAAAGATTCGAAGGTGTTAGGATCGTCAACTTGGACGAGCTCTATGCTGTGTCAGATTTCATCACATTACATGTTCCTTTGACGAAGGAAACAAAACATTTGATAAACGCAGAAAGCATAGCAAAAATGAAGGACGGGGTCATCATCGTGAATACATCACGTGGTGGTGTGATAGATGAAGCCGCACTGTACGATGCGCTTGTGAAGAGAAAAGTTTACGCCGCTGCACTCGATGTGTTTGAAGTAGAACCGCCAAATGATGAGCTTAGAAAAAAATTGCTGCAACTCCCATACATTGTAGCCACACCTCACATAGGTGCTTCAACTATCGAAGCACAAACAAGGGTAGCTAAGGAATTACTCCAAAGGCTTTTTGAAGAACTTAAAATTAGCTGA
- a CDS encoding alanine--glyoxylate aminotransferase family protein, producing the protein MIKLKKHYIMAPGPTPVPVDVLLAGAKETIHHRTPQFLEIMEKTLDEARYLFQTSNRVYAFVSSGTGAMEAAVTNLLNPGEKAIVVVAGKFGERWKEICESYGIEVIEIALEWGDAVTPEQIEKAMKEHPDAKVILTTHSETSTGTVIDLQAIAKLTKNTDRVLVTDEISGLLAEPLKMDEWGVDVVVAGSQKGIMMPPGLAFITLSEKAWERVKNNKCPKYYFDLRYYEENYPDNPWTPAVNMIYMLNQSIKMLKEEGIENVWERHRILGEATRNAIKALGLELFSRRPGNVCTAVKVPSGLESKKITKIMRDKYGVTIAGGQGKITNTIFRIAHLGYVSIFDTIAAISALEFTLHELGYPVKFGEGVKAAMETFHREGVAG; encoded by the coding sequence ATGATCAAGCTGAAAAAACACTATATCATGGCACCTGGTCCAACACCAGTACCTGTGGATGTACTTTTGGCTGGTGCGAAAGAAACCATTCACCACAGAACACCACAGTTCCTTGAAATAATGGAAAAAACTTTAGACGAAGCACGCTATTTGTTCCAAACGTCAAACCGTGTCTATGCTTTCGTTTCTTCGGGAACAGGTGCAATGGAGGCTGCTGTGACAAATTTGCTCAATCCCGGAGAGAAAGCGATCGTTGTTGTGGCTGGAAAATTTGGCGAACGCTGGAAAGAGATATGTGAATCTTACGGTATTGAGGTCATCGAGATAGCCCTCGAATGGGGAGACGCCGTCACACCTGAGCAAATCGAAAAAGCGATGAAAGAACATCCTGACGCAAAGGTTATCCTGACAACTCACAGTGAAACCTCCACAGGAACCGTGATAGACCTTCAAGCTATAGCTAAGTTGACAAAAAACACAGATAGAGTTTTGGTGACTGATGAGATCAGCGGCTTACTCGCCGAACCGTTGAAGATGGATGAATGGGGTGTTGACGTAGTTGTCGCTGGCTCACAGAAAGGTATTATGATGCCTCCTGGATTAGCTTTCATCACACTCAGCGAGAAAGCGTGGGAACGAGTGAAGAACAATAAATGCCCCAAATACTACTTCGATCTAAGGTATTACGAAGAGAATTATCCAGACAATCCTTGGACGCCGGCGGTGAATATGATATACATGCTGAATCAGAGCATCAAGATGTTGAAAGAAGAAGGTATAGAAAATGTTTGGGAGAGGCACAGAATTTTGGGTGAAGCCACGCGTAATGCTATTAAAGCCCTCGGACTCGAGCTATTTTCGAGACGACCTGGAAATGTTTGTACGGCTGTTAAGGTCCCTTCTGGTTTGGAATCAAAAAAGATCACAAAGATCATGAGAGATAAATATGGTGTGACGATCGCTGGCGGTCAGGGGAAAATAACGAACACGATATTCAGAATAGCACATCTTGGATATGTCTCGATCTTCGACACCATCGCTGCCATTTCTGCTTTGGAATTCACTTTACACGAACTCGGATATCCTGTTAAATTCGGTGAAGGCGTCAAAGCCGCCATGGAAACCTTTCACCGTGAGGGGGTTGCAGGATGA
- a CDS encoding PLP-dependent aminotransferase family protein: MEFRFSKLAQKLKSSMIRELLKYANVPGAVSFGGGTPDPETFPRHQLAEIAREVIEKEYKYTLQYATTEGDPELIKQLLLLLRRIYGLDGLSSENILITVGSQQALELVGKVLLDPGDYVVVGDPEYLGALSAFRMREAKFLVVKFEKDGPNLDQIEYHLKRMQKEGELSKVKFIYVVSNFQNPSGITTSLAKRRALVELAERYDVLIVEDDPYGVLRFKGEHLPSIMNFGGTDRVILLNTFSKILCPGLRIGIVVADKQIIRKLVLAKQGSDLCSSSLTMRLAARYLERYDVLEQVKPAIDLYKKKKEVMIEALKEEFSDVCDVDWTDPDGGLFVWTTLPDIDTMEMFKYAEQRKVFYIPGEAFKPYEEPSSSMRMSFCLPSFDQIKEGVHRLKLAYLDYVEAKGLKCR; encoded by the coding sequence ATGGAATTTCGTTTTTCGAAATTGGCACAGAAATTGAAATCTTCAATGATAAGAGAGTTGCTCAAATATGCGAATGTACCTGGTGCAGTTTCCTTTGGAGGGGGCACTCCTGACCCTGAAACTTTCCCAAGACACCAGCTTGCAGAGATTGCGCGCGAAGTGATTGAAAAAGAGTATAAGTATACTCTGCAGTATGCCACCACTGAAGGGGATCCAGAATTGATCAAGCAGCTGTTGTTGCTACTCAGAAGGATCTATGGTCTCGATGGGCTTTCTTCTGAGAACATACTCATCACAGTCGGTTCGCAACAGGCGCTGGAACTTGTGGGAAAGGTCCTTTTGGATCCAGGAGATTATGTGGTTGTAGGTGATCCTGAATACCTTGGTGCTCTGAGTGCTTTCAGGATGAGGGAAGCAAAATTTTTGGTTGTAAAGTTCGAAAAAGATGGACCGAACCTTGACCAAATAGAGTACCATCTGAAACGCATGCAAAAAGAAGGTGAATTATCTAAAGTGAAGTTCATTTACGTTGTATCGAACTTTCAGAACCCATCAGGTATAACCACTTCTCTCGCAAAAAGAAGAGCATTAGTTGAACTTGCAGAGAGGTACGATGTACTCATAGTTGAAGATGATCCCTATGGTGTTCTGAGGTTTAAAGGAGAGCATTTACCTTCAATCATGAATTTCGGTGGAACAGATCGGGTGATTCTTCTCAATACATTCAGTAAAATACTCTGTCCAGGTTTGAGGATAGGTATCGTGGTTGCAGACAAGCAGATCATCAGAAAACTGGTTCTAGCCAAACAGGGATCGGATCTGTGCAGTTCTTCGTTGACCATGAGGTTAGCAGCGCGGTATCTTGAGAGGTACGATGTTCTTGAACAAGTTAAACCTGCGATAGATCTTTACAAAAAGAAAAAAGAAGTAATGATTGAAGCACTCAAAGAAGAGTTTTCAGACGTTTGTGATGTGGATTGGACTGATCCAGATGGGGGGTTGTTCGTCTGGACAACGCTTCCAGATATCGACACCATGGAGATGTTCAAATACGCCGAGCAGAGGAAAGTGTTCTACATACCTGGAGAAGCTTTCAAGCCGTACGAAGAACCATCGTCCTCTATGCGAATGTCCTTTTGCTTGCCGAGTTTTGATCAAATAAAAGAAGGTGTTCACAGATTGAAATTAGCTTATTTGGACTATGTAGAGGCGAAAGGGTTGAAGTGCAGATGA
- the buk gene encoding butyrate kinase → MRILVINLGSTSTRVAIYEDEKCIYSEKFEHSVEELTKCATLLDQEPLRKECVLSAVSKAGFKLEDFDAIAARGGILPPVESGTYLVDERMVDYLKYESPVKHVSNLACVIAHSISNGRIPVYTTDPVSVDEMVPEARFSGIPEIERKSLSHALNIKMVCRKVAKELGKPFEALNAVVAHLGGGISIAAVKGGKIIDVNNANDEGPFSPERTGELPVGDVVRLCFSVNHTREELKKKFVGKGGLVAYLGTNDLRKALEMAKENGYAALVVRAMAYQIAKEIGGMCAILKGEVDAIILTGGMSYSNEFVQMINEHIYRFASVFVLPGEFEMEALALGALRVLRGEERVKIWGGPNG, encoded by the coding sequence ATGAGGATTCTTGTCATAAATTTAGGTTCTACCTCAACGCGGGTAGCCATATATGAGGATGAAAAGTGCATCTACTCGGAGAAATTTGAGCACAGTGTGGAAGAGCTAACTAAATGCGCAACGTTGTTGGATCAAGAACCTCTGAGGAAAGAATGTGTTCTCTCCGCTGTGAGCAAGGCTGGTTTTAAACTTGAAGATTTCGATGCCATCGCTGCGCGTGGAGGAATTTTACCACCCGTGGAAAGTGGTACTTATCTGGTGGACGAACGTATGGTGGATTATCTTAAATACGAGTCTCCTGTCAAACATGTTTCGAATCTTGCGTGTGTCATTGCTCATTCGATTTCTAACGGCAGAATACCCGTCTACACAACTGATCCTGTTTCTGTTGATGAAATGGTGCCAGAGGCAAGATTTTCTGGAATTCCTGAGATTGAGAGAAAAAGCCTTTCTCACGCGCTCAATATAAAGATGGTATGTAGAAAGGTTGCAAAAGAGCTCGGTAAGCCCTTTGAAGCACTGAACGCAGTGGTTGCTCATCTAGGTGGTGGTATATCAATTGCCGCAGTGAAGGGTGGAAAGATCATCGATGTGAACAACGCGAACGATGAAGGACCATTCAGTCCAGAGAGAACGGGAGAGTTACCCGTTGGTGACGTGGTTCGTTTGTGTTTCAGTGTCAATCATACCAGAGAGGAGTTGAAAAAAAAGTTCGTTGGAAAAGGAGGATTAGTGGCTTATCTTGGTACGAACGATCTGAGAAAAGCGCTTGAAATGGCCAAAGAGAATGGGTATGCGGCGCTTGTCGTAAGAGCTATGGCTTACCAAATCGCAAAGGAAATAGGTGGTATGTGTGCGATCTTGAAAGGAGAAGTGGATGCAATCATCCTGACTGGTGGTATGTCGTACAGCAACGAGTTCGTACAGATGATAAACGAACACATTTACAGATTCGCCTCCGTCTTTGTTTTACCAGGCGAATTCGAAATGGAGGCACTCGCACTTGGTGCTTTGAGAGTGTTGAGAGGGGAGGAACGAGTCAAAATTTGGGGTGGTCCCAATGGATAG
- a CDS encoding bifunctional enoyl-CoA hydratase/phosphate acetyltransferase has protein sequence MDRLAFLVDKARGLRKKLVVAGSDDDVVLSALKMALEHSIVDPILVGPSKETQLFAVQVGLDLQRCQLVDCSKEESARKAVEIVSKDGSLLMKGSVKTGDLMKIVLEDQYGLKVGSTITMVSIFDIPTYHKLLAISDAGMIIAPTLEQKIDMINIAVKIMKKLGVERPKVAIIGAIEVPNQKMPATLDAAILSKMNDRGQIKDCIVDGPFALDNAISEEAAKHKKIESPVAGDADILILPDIEAGNVLYKALVFLANATVASVIVGAKIPIVLTSRADSDKTKLYSIALAVNLC, from the coding sequence ATGGATAGGCTTGCTTTTTTAGTGGATAAAGCACGCGGGTTAAGGAAAAAGTTGGTTGTCGCTGGATCGGATGACGATGTGGTGCTGAGCGCTTTAAAGATGGCTTTGGAACATAGCATTGTCGATCCAATCCTTGTGGGGCCTTCGAAAGAAACACAGCTCTTCGCCGTTCAAGTAGGTTTAGATTTGCAGCGATGTCAATTGGTCGATTGTTCGAAAGAAGAATCTGCTCGGAAAGCCGTTGAAATAGTTTCGAAAGATGGATCCCTTCTCATGAAAGGTTCTGTGAAAACCGGAGACTTAATGAAAATAGTGCTCGAAGATCAGTATGGGCTAAAGGTTGGTTCCACCATCACCATGGTAAGTATTTTCGATATTCCAACTTATCACAAACTGCTAGCAATAAGTGATGCTGGTATGATCATAGCGCCGACTTTGGAACAAAAGATCGACATGATCAATATTGCAGTGAAAATCATGAAAAAATTGGGTGTTGAGAGGCCCAAGGTTGCAATCATAGGTGCTATAGAGGTTCCAAACCAGAAAATGCCTGCCACACTCGATGCCGCAATACTGAGTAAGATGAACGATAGAGGTCAAATAAAAGATTGTATAGTTGATGGTCCGTTCGCACTCGACAACGCGATTTCTGAGGAAGCTGCAAAGCATAAAAAGATCGAAAGTCCTGTCGCTGGGGATGCCGACATACTCATTTTGCCGGACATTGAAGCTGGTAACGTGTTGTACAAAGCTCTCGTCTTCCTGGCAAACGCCACAGTAGCTTCAGTGATAGTTGGTGCGAAGATCCCCATAGTGCTCACCTCAAGGGCAGATTCAGATAAAACCAAACTTTATTCGATAGCACTCGCGGTAAATCTTTGCTGA
- the buk gene encoding butyrate kinase: MFRILVINPGSTSTKLAIFEDEKQKVAETLYHSAEELSSYKTLFDQYEFRKNVILKFLEKAGYKPVDFSAIVGRGGLLRPIPSGTYEVDKTMLEELKEAKYGEHASNLGAILAHEIASIAGVKAYIVDPVVVDEMWDVARLSGHPELTRKSIFHALNQKAVARRAAQELGKRYEETNLVVVHMGGGISIGAHMKGRVVDVNNALDGDGPFTPERSGTLPLTQLIDLCFSGKYTKEWILKRIKGNGGLVAYLGTNSAAAVQERISKGDKEAELVYRAMAFQIAKWIGKMAAALKGEVDAIVLTGGIAYDERYMVKWLKEYVSFLAPVLVYPGGDEEKALALGVLRVLRGEEKSKSYTEEANKWQRTKFS; the protein is encoded by the coding sequence ATGTTCAGAATCCTCGTGATCAATCCTGGTTCTACCTCTACTAAACTTGCGATATTTGAGGATGAGAAGCAAAAGGTAGCAGAAACTCTTTATCACAGTGCTGAAGAGCTTTCAAGCTACAAAACACTTTTTGATCAGTATGAATTTCGAAAAAATGTTATTCTCAAGTTTCTTGAAAAAGCTGGTTATAAACCTGTGGATTTTTCAGCGATAGTTGGTCGTGGCGGATTGCTCAGACCCATTCCATCAGGAACTTATGAAGTCGATAAAACGATGCTCGAGGAACTTAAGGAAGCGAAGTACGGTGAACACGCTTCGAATCTAGGAGCAATTTTGGCACACGAAATCGCCAGCATCGCGGGAGTGAAGGCTTATATAGTTGATCCTGTTGTGGTCGATGAGATGTGGGATGTTGCAAGGCTCTCTGGTCATCCAGAGTTAACAAGAAAATCGATTTTTCATGCACTCAATCAAAAAGCTGTTGCTCGACGCGCAGCACAAGAGCTTGGAAAAAGGTATGAAGAAACAAATTTGGTTGTGGTGCACATGGGTGGAGGTATATCGATAGGTGCACACATGAAAGGCAGAGTCGTTGACGTGAACAACGCATTGGATGGTGATGGTCCGTTCACCCCTGAGCGCAGTGGTACATTGCCTCTCACCCAGTTGATCGATTTATGTTTCAGTGGTAAATACACGAAAGAATGGATTCTTAAGAGAATAAAAGGTAATGGAGGATTGGTTGCGTATCTTGGAACTAACAGTGCTGCAGCTGTGCAAGAAAGGATAAGCAAAGGTGATAAAGAAGCGGAATTGGTTTACAGAGCTATGGCTTTTCAGATCGCTAAATGGATAGGTAAAATGGCGGCAGCGTTGAAGGGAGAGGTGGATGCCATAGTCTTGACAGGTGGCATTGCGTACGATGAACGTTACATGGTGAAGTGGCTCAAAGAGTATGTTTCGTTTTTAGCACCTGTCTTGGTGTACCCCGGTGGGGACGAAGAAAAGGCCTTAGCTTTGGGTGTTCTCAGGGTTTTGAGAGGGGAGGAAAAGAGTAAAAGTTATACGGAAGAGGCAAACAAATGGCAAAGAACAAAGTTTTCATAG